A stretch of Anaerolineae bacterium DNA encodes these proteins:
- a CDS encoding MBL fold metallo-hydrolase, which yields MNKADVAAGPAYEVDLYRHGTCRILGRYAYHSVMKDRDHRYDIYLAVITGNGISALIDTGMASMPEMNRGAGFLMSELITQEPGQDAIGILRQAGLAPEDVDYVLLTHFHYDHCSNLPLFTRAKVTVPARAWEAWRCDQPQRRYLPEGLFQYLIRLESQGRLVVLDEGLVVPGIGVKWVGGHTICSTFIYVNTAQGVALFTGDAVQLYGNVEHDDIIHIHEDEEQCRRALQIAREDGDILMPGHDPLVFERYPGGIRST from the coding sequence GTGAACAAGGCCGACGTCGCCGCTGGTCCCGCATACGAGGTAGACCTGTACCGCCACGGCACCTGCCGCATCCTGGGACGGTACGCCTACCACAGCGTCATGAAGGACCGGGACCACCGTTACGACATCTACCTGGCAGTGATCACTGGCAATGGCATCTCAGCCCTGATAGACACCGGCATGGCGAGCATGCCGGAGATGAACCGGGGCGCCGGCTTCCTCATGAGCGAACTGATCACCCAGGAGCCCGGCCAGGACGCCATCGGCATCCTGCGGCAGGCGGGCCTGGCGCCCGAGGACGTTGACTACGTCCTCCTCACTCACTTCCACTACGACCACTGCTCCAACCTCCCCCTCTTCACCCGGGCCAAGGTGACCGTGCCCGCCCGGGCCTGGGAGGCTTGGCGCTGCGACCAACCCCAGCGGCGCTACCTGCCTGAGGGCCTGTTCCAGTACCTCATCAGACTGGAGTCTCAGGGTCGTCTGGTGGTGCTGGACGAGGGCTTGGTGGTGCCGGGGATAGGGGTGAAGTGGGTGGGCGGGCACACCATCTGCTCCACTTTCATCTACGTCAATACCGCCCAGGGCGTGGCCCTCTTCACCGGCGACGCCGTGCAGCTCTACGGCAACGTCGAGCACGACGACATCATTCACATCCACGAGGACGAGGAGCAGTGCCGCCGTGCCCTGCAGATCGCCCGAGAGGATGGCGACATACTCATGCCCGGCCACGACCCGCTCGTGTTCGAGAGGTACCCTGGAGGGATCAGAAGCACATGA
- a CDS encoding amidohydrolase: protein MIIDVHTHLTARTLHIQLLRPEEVPFPTLAYGSMDLVNSLVNLEYMDQVGIDQSVLLPLPVPPGVLVPPTMTLESVLQVASAHPDRFIPFGTFDPRRPGPSYARQVEALVDMGCRGFGEWKPNPPEDSLRVDDPRAQEIYGLCGEARLPVLLHMDQHLNRDMDGFEQVVAAFPGTIFIAHGPTWWAEISSHVPQGTSYPTGPIEGPGRVDRMLERYPNLYADISAGSGLRALSRDPDFARGFFRRHWDRLMLGTDYPGRNGATGQAFGMDRTHLDLVRAQGLTREQEEAVLGGNLLRVLRPA, encoded by the coding sequence ATGATCATTGACGTACACACGCACCTGACGGCCAGGACGCTGCACATCCAACTGCTGCGCCCCGAGGAAGTCCCCTTTCCCACCCTCGCCTACGGGTCCATGGACCTGGTCAACTCACTGGTGAACCTGGAGTACATGGACCAGGTGGGGATAGACCAGAGCGTGCTGTTGCCCCTACCGGTGCCTCCTGGGGTGCTGGTGCCCCCAACGATGACGCTGGAATCGGTGCTACAGGTAGCCTCGGCTCACCCCGACCGCTTCATTCCCTTCGGCACCTTCGACCCCCGCCGGCCTGGTCCCTCCTACGCCAGGCAGGTAGAGGCCCTGGTAGACATGGGTTGCCGCGGCTTCGGGGAGTGGAAGCCCAACCCGCCCGAAGACTCACTGCGGGTGGACGACCCTCGCGCGCAGGAGATATACGGGCTCTGCGGCGAGGCCAGGCTTCCCGTGCTGCTGCACATGGACCAGCATCTGAACCGGGACATGGATGGCTTCGAGCAAGTGGTGGCCGCCTTCCCCGGCACTATCTTCATTGCCCACGGACCGACCTGGTGGGCTGAGATATCTTCGCACGTGCCCCAGGGCACGTCCTATCCCACTGGACCCATCGAGGGACCGGGCCGTGTAGATCGGATGCTGGAGCGCTACCCCAACCTCTATGCCGACATCTCCGCCGGCTCCGGCCTGCGCGCCCTCAGCCGAGACCCCGACTTCGCCCGGGGCTTCTTCCGGCGGCATTGGGACCGCCTCATGTTGGGCACCGACTACCCAGGGCGCAACGGAGCCACCGGCCAGGCCTTCGGCATGGACCGGACGCACCTGGACCTGGTGCGGGCGCAAGGTTTGACCAGGGAGCAGGAAGAGGCCGTACTGGGTGGGAACCTGCTGCGAGTGCTGCGTCCCGCGTGA
- a CDS encoding YrdB family protein: MSAHPANLALRFLLELAAWTAMGYWGWTQGRGLVRFVLGLSLPLAAMAVWGIFGVPGDPGDAPVAVPGVVRLAIELLQFGLASVLLVAAGRAGLGTALAIIVLLHYAVSYDRVRWLLRQ, encoded by the coding sequence GTGAGCGCACATCCGGCCAACCTGGCCCTGCGCTTCCTGCTGGAGCTGGCCGCCTGGACGGCCATGGGCTACTGGGGCTGGACTCAGGGGCGGGGGCTGGTACGGTTCGTCCTTGGGCTGAGCCTGCCCCTGGCGGCTATGGCCGTGTGGGGCATCTTCGGGGTGCCCGGCGACCCGGGGGATGCGCCGGTGGCCGTGCCCGGCGTAGTGAGACTGGCGATCGAGCTGCTCCAGTTCGGCCTGGCCTCGGTACTGCTTGTCGCCGCCGGGAGGGCCGGGCTGGGCACGGCACTGGCAATCATCGTCCTGCTGCACTACGCCGTCTCGTACGATAGAGTGCGGTGGCTGCTGCGGCAGTGA
- a CDS encoding AAA family ATPase, whose protein sequence is MSLTEVALAALDTVLAPITLTEDQAAIAEARGALFLQGPAGSGKTTAAVARLCHLLHSGVRADTILVLTPQRTLAEPYHRCLRHPDLPPGGMVTVSTLGGLARQSVELFWPLVAAEAGFAHPELPPVFLTLETAQYYMARLVRPLLDAGYLQTAHVQRSRLYSQVLDNLSKAAVVGFPHTEIAARLKSAWVGEAAQARIYDEAQDCAQRFRRYCLEHNLLDFSLQVETFLHHVWPRDLCRRHLLHRHRHLIWDNLEEDTPVAHDLLRQWLPHCQSALLVADSDAGYRRFLGADPDGAYSLRSVCQVQVTFEKSLVTSPPVEALAQGLGHALDRRPVPPDLEIGPALAFEHHRYQPQMLDWVADRVAELVHEQSEAPGEVVILAPFLSDSLRFSLATRLERRQVPWRSHRPSRALRDEPASRCLLTLAALAHPAWGITPSRDDLICALAQALDGLDLVRAHLLARQVHRPHAEGLPLLPFEAIPREAQERITYLLGQRYDRLRGWLEDYAAGSPLELDHFLSRLFGEVLSQQGFGFHRHYDRGEAAANLIESARKFRWVAGDDPPDGKTAAQEYVEMVHEGVVAAQYVSAWRQGPDDAVLLAPAYTFLLANRPVDYQFWLDVGSRGWWERLHQPLTHPYVLSRPWPSGRPWTDADEFRVRQEGLQTLLQGLLRRCRHRVYLGLSQYAEDGFEGRGPLLQAVQRLLRARGELTAEIAETAEKR, encoded by the coding sequence ATCTCACTCACGGAGGTCGCCCTGGCAGCCCTCGACACCGTCCTCGCCCCCATCACCCTCACCGAGGACCAGGCCGCCATCGCCGAGGCCCGCGGCGCCCTCTTCCTCCAAGGGCCCGCCGGCTCGGGCAAGACCACCGCCGCTGTGGCCCGCCTCTGCCACCTGCTCCACTCCGGCGTCCGCGCCGACACCATCCTGGTGCTAACCCCCCAGCGCACCCTGGCCGAGCCCTACCACCGTTGCCTCCGCCACCCCGACCTGCCCCCCGGCGGCATGGTCACCGTGTCCACCCTGGGCGGTCTGGCCCGCCAGTCGGTGGAGCTCTTCTGGCCCCTGGTGGCCGCAGAGGCCGGATTCGCCCACCCCGAACTGCCGCCCGTCTTCCTCACCCTGGAGACGGCCCAGTACTACATGGCCCGGCTGGTCAGGCCCCTGCTGGACGCCGGCTACCTGCAGACCGCCCACGTCCAGCGCAGCCGCCTCTACAGCCAGGTCCTGGACAACCTTAGCAAGGCTGCCGTGGTAGGCTTCCCCCACACCGAGATCGCCGCCCGGCTCAAGTCCGCCTGGGTGGGCGAGGCCGCCCAGGCCCGCATCTACGACGAGGCTCAGGATTGCGCCCAGCGTTTCCGCCGCTACTGCCTGGAGCACAACCTGCTCGACTTCTCCCTCCAGGTGGAGACCTTCCTGCACCACGTGTGGCCGCGCGACCTCTGCCGCCGCCACCTGCTCCACCGCCACCGGCACCTGATCTGGGACAACCTGGAGGAGGACACCCCCGTGGCCCACGACCTCCTGCGCCAGTGGCTGCCCCACTGCCAGTCGGCCCTGCTGGTGGCCGACAGCGACGCCGGCTATCGCCGCTTCCTGGGTGCCGATCCCGACGGCGCCTACTCTCTCCGGAGCGTATGCCAGGTCCAGGTGACCTTCGAGAAGTCACTGGTGACCTCGCCGCCCGTCGAGGCCCTGGCTCAGGGCCTCGGCCACGCCCTCGACCGCAGGCCGGTCCCTCCCGACCTCGAGATCGGCCCCGCCCTGGCCTTCGAGCACCACCGCTACCAGCCCCAGATGCTGGACTGGGTGGCGGACCGGGTGGCGGAGCTGGTGCACGAGCAGAGCGAGGCCCCCGGCGAGGTCGTCATCCTGGCCCCCTTCCTCAGCGACTCCCTGCGCTTCTCCCTCGCCACCCGGCTGGAACGGCGCCAGGTGCCCTGGCGCTCGCATCGTCCCTCCCGTGCCCTCCGAGACGAGCCCGCCTCGCGCTGCCTGCTGACCCTGGCCGCCCTGGCCCATCCCGCCTGGGGCATAACCCCGTCCCGCGACGACCTCATCTGCGCCCTGGCTCAGGCCCTAGACGGGCTGGACCTGGTCCGCGCCCATCTGCTGGCCCGACAGGTGCACCGGCCCCACGCCGAAGGCCTCCCCCTCCTGCCCTTCGAGGCGATCCCCCGGGAGGCGCAGGAGAGGATCACTTACCTGCTGGGCCAGCGGTACGACCGGCTGCGCGGCTGGCTGGAGGACTACGCCGCCGGGTCGCCCCTGGAGCTGGATCACTTCCTCAGCCGCCTATTCGGCGAAGTGCTGTCCCAGCAGGGCTTCGGCTTTCACCGCCACTACGACCGGGGCGAAGCCGCCGCCAATCTCATCGAGTCGGCCCGCAAGTTCCGGTGGGTGGCGGGAGACGACCCGCCCGACGGCAAGACCGCCGCTCAGGAGTACGTGGAGATGGTGCACGAGGGCGTGGTGGCGGCCCAGTATGTGAGCGCCTGGCGCCAGGGCCCCGATGACGCCGTACTATTGGCCCCCGCCTACACCTTCCTGCTGGCCAACCGGCCCGTGGACTACCAGTTCTGGCTCGACGTAGGAAGCCGGGGCTGGTGGGAACGGCTCCACCAGCCCCTCACCCACCCGTACGTGCTCAGCCGGCCCTGGCCCTCCGGCCGACCCTGGACCGATGCGGACGAGTTCCGCGTTCGGCAGGAGGGGCTGCAGACACTGCTGCAGGGGCTGCTGCGCCGCTGCCGGCATCGAGTCTACCTGGGCCTCAGCCAGTACGCCGAGGACGGCTTCGAGGGCCGCGGCCCCCTCCTGCAGGCGGTGCAGCGCCTGCTCCGCGCCCGGGGGGAGCTCACCGCAGAGATCGCAGAGACCGCAGAGAAAAGATGA
- a CDS encoding acetylxylan esterase, protein MTDMVTRLSAPPYTDLGPDQGLEPLFGPEETPSLALWERRRRDLRARWEAVLGSHSYPPFDTTPETIDRFDLPRCRATLYRQPNSPETRQQVLIMEPESAGPSPLPGAVVPFYDPDRMAGYDLKTRQPLPDRRTTQFGRHLVEHGFIVACVEAFPYNTVPDPRSDASFAWWHAGAAKVLGENPNWTGMGKLVHDTRLATDLLLAQPKVDPERVLIIGHSLGGKMATYNGCLDERIKATIASDLGIGYSFTNWQDPWYLGRKLAQGMGGLAHHHLLALHAPRPYLLIAGQYDGPASWQYLNAARAAYAVYGKDRNIGCFDHGTGHQPTEEAMVAAYQWLCQQFGLPTEPWTI, encoded by the coding sequence ATGACCGACATGGTGACCCGCCTAAGCGCCCCGCCCTATACCGACCTGGGCCCCGACCAGGGCCTCGAGCCCCTCTTCGGCCCCGAGGAGACACCGTCGCTGGCGTTATGGGAAAGGCGACGCCGAGACCTCCGAGCCCGTTGGGAGGCAGTGCTCGGCTCGCATTCCTACCCGCCGTTCGATACCACCCCGGAAACGATAGACCGATTCGACCTGCCCCGCTGCCGGGCCACCCTCTACCGGCAGCCCAACAGCCCCGAGACGCGCCAGCAGGTGCTCATCATGGAGCCCGAGAGCGCCGGGCCGTCGCCGCTGCCGGGCGCCGTGGTTCCCTTCTACGATCCGGACCGGATGGCGGGCTACGACCTGAAGACCCGCCAGCCCCTGCCCGACCGGCGCACCACTCAGTTCGGACGGCACCTGGTCGAGCACGGATTCATCGTGGCCTGCGTGGAGGCTTTCCCCTACAACACCGTCCCCGATCCGCGGTCCGACGCCTCTTTCGCCTGGTGGCACGCCGGGGCGGCCAAGGTACTGGGCGAGAACCCTAACTGGACGGGCATGGGGAAGCTGGTCCACGACACCCGCCTGGCCACCGACCTGCTCCTGGCCCAGCCCAAGGTGGACCCCGAGCGCGTGCTCATCATCGGGCACTCCCTGGGCGGCAAGATGGCCACGTACAACGGCTGCCTGGATGAGCGTATCAAGGCCACCATCGCCTCGGATCTCGGCATCGGCTACAGCTTCACCAACTGGCAGGATCCCTGGTACCTGGGACGGAAGCTGGCCCAGGGAATGGGCGGCCTGGCCCACCACCACCTGTTGGCCTTGCACGCCCCCCGCCCCTACCTGCTGATCGCAGGCCAGTATGATGGGCCGGCCAGCTGGCAGTACCTCAACGCCGCCAGGGCAGCGTACGCCGTCTACGGCAAGGACAGGAATATCGGCTGCTTCGACCACGGCACGGGCCACCAGCCCACTGAGGAAGCCATGGTGGCAGCGTACCAGTGGCTGTGCCAGCAGTTCGGCCTGCCCACGGAGCCGTGGACGATCTGA
- a CDS encoding amphi-Trp domain-containing protein, producing MSKEVVLFKSEERKERQSLAAFLHQLADKIAQGEVALHRGSEQISLRLPGSVVLEIKVEEEAERGKPKRSLEIEIEWVEGEEPGGVTLG from the coding sequence TTGTCCAAGGAAGTGGTGTTGTTCAAGAGCGAGGAGCGGAAGGAGCGGCAGAGCTTGGCCGCATTCCTTCACCAGTTGGCGGACAAGATCGCCCAGGGTGAGGTCGCGCTCCACCGGGGCAGCGAGCAGATCTCGCTCCGGCTACCAGGAAGCGTCGTCCTCGAGATCAAGGTCGAGGAGGAGGCGGAGAGGGGCAAGCCCAAGCGGAGCCTGGAGATCGAGATCGAGTGGGTGGAGGGAGAGGAACCCGGCGGCGTGACGCTGGGATAG
- a CDS encoding SIMPL domain-containing protein (The SIMPL domain is named for its presence in mouse protein SIMPL (signalling molecule that associates with mouse pelle-like kinase). Bacterial member BP26, from Brucella, was shown to assemble into a channel-like structure, while YggE from E. coli has been associated with resistance to oxidative stress.), whose amino-acid sequence MKSRVLIASALLAVAMMAASVFPTLAQDPAVPQAGEVLRHITVVGRGTVNVSPDVATINVGAETQAEDVAEAVAQNAETMDRILAALEEAGVAEEDIQTSEYSIFFDEGFRGADVPPQPTFRVFNMVRVIIRDLDRLGEFIGVAVDAGANRLFGVSFALSDTAEAEATAREEAVADARQRAEHLASLVGASVGEVISVSEVVMGAVPFPSASAFDMGAGGPGIVPGQLEFTTNIQVIYALGPAEAKAVAPVAQATITPGEGTDTYSLSLIPVPSPSMTEEGRTLAATVEVRAEGEDEPAQTLEVLFRTPFETAEQVDLWAEEMDLIVEDINFDGFQDFAVTEPGGANWQVSHWYLYDEEAGEFITNEFTEQLSLLPWASYSLDPVDQTITVTNRLGATGSVETVYLVHEGELVLVSADPDAPTIESGPFSGR is encoded by the coding sequence ATGAAGAGTCGAGTGTTGATCGCATCCGCCCTGCTGGCCGTTGCCATGATGGCCGCGAGCGTCTTCCCCACCCTGGCTCAGGACCCCGCTGTTCCCCAGGCAGGGGAAGTGCTTAGGCACATCACCGTGGTGGGCCGGGGCACAGTCAACGTCAGCCCCGACGTCGCCACCATCAACGTGGGGGCCGAGACTCAGGCCGAGGACGTCGCGGAGGCCGTGGCCCAGAACGCCGAGACGATGGACCGCATCCTTGCCGCCCTGGAAGAGGCCGGAGTGGCAGAGGAGGACATCCAGACCTCGGAGTACAGCATCTTCTTCGACGAGGGCTTCCGCGGTGCCGACGTGCCGCCCCAGCCCACCTTTCGCGTGTTCAACATGGTGCGGGTGATCATCCGCGACCTGGACCGGTTGGGCGAGTTCATCGGCGTAGCGGTAGACGCTGGGGCCAACCGCCTCTTCGGCGTGAGCTTCGCCCTGTCCGACACGGCCGAGGCCGAGGCAACGGCGCGCGAAGAGGCCGTCGCCGACGCCCGGCAGAGGGCCGAGCACCTGGCGTCGCTGGTGGGCGCCTCGGTAGGGGAGGTAATCAGCGTGAGCGAGGTGGTGATGGGGGCCGTTCCCTTCCCCAGTGCGTCCGCGTTCGACATGGGCGCCGGAGGGCCGGGCATTGTGCCGGGACAGCTCGAGTTCACCACCAACATCCAGGTCATCTACGCCCTGGGGCCGGCAGAGGCGAAGGCAGTCGCTCCGGTGGCCCAGGCCACCATTACCCCGGGCGAGGGGACGGACACCTACTCCCTCAGCCTCATCCCCGTACCCAGCCCCAGCATGACCGAAGAGGGGCGTACCCTGGCCGCCACGGTGGAGGTGAGGGCAGAGGGAGAGGACGAGCCAGCGCAAACGCTGGAGGTGCTCTTCCGCACTCCGTTCGAGACCGCCGAGCAAGTAGACCTGTGGGCGGAGGAGATGGACCTGATCGTGGAGGACATCAACTTCGACGGCTTCCAGGACTTCGCCGTGACGGAGCCGGGCGGGGCCAACTGGCAAGTGTCCCACTGGTACCTGTACGACGAAGAGGCGGGCGAGTTCATTACCAACGAGTTCACCGAGCAGCTCAGCCTGCTCCCCTGGGCCTCCTATAGCCTCGATCCCGTGGACCAGACCATCACCGTGACCAACCGGCTGGGCGCTACTGGCTCGGTGGAGACGGTGTACCTGGTCCACGAAGGAGAGCTGGTGCTTGTAAGCGCCGACCCCGATGCGCCCACCATCGAGAGCGGACCCTTCTCGGGCCGGTAA
- the zupT gene encoding zinc transporter ZupT: MPEGVAFALVLSTLAGLSTSLGGLLGLLVRQPGPRFMALTLGFSAGVMVLVSFVELLPGAIESIGFTAAHVAFFGGVGAMFLIDVFIPHDYLGETHEGEAGSQEANLEKTGLFVALGIGIHNFPEGMASFVGALEDPSLGIAIAVAVAIHNIPEGLAVAAPIYAATGSRRKAFLWSFLSGLAEPVGAGLAALVLLPFLSPAVLGVVLAAVAGIMVFISMDELVPVASSFGQEHLPIVGVSLGMVVMAVSLGILR, encoded by the coding sequence ATGCCCGAGGGAGTGGCCTTCGCGCTCGTGCTTTCCACCCTGGCCGGCCTCTCTACGTCGCTGGGCGGGTTGCTTGGCCTGCTCGTCCGCCAGCCCGGACCGCGCTTCATGGCCCTCACGCTCGGGTTCTCCGCCGGGGTGATGGTGCTGGTGTCGTTCGTGGAGCTGCTTCCGGGGGCCATCGAGAGCATCGGGTTCACCGCTGCCCACGTCGCCTTCTTCGGGGGCGTCGGGGCCATGTTCCTCATAGACGTCTTCATCCCTCACGACTACCTGGGCGAGACTCATGAAGGGGAGGCCGGCTCTCAGGAGGCGAACCTGGAGAAGACCGGCCTCTTCGTGGCTCTGGGCATAGGCATACACAACTTCCCCGAAGGGATGGCGTCGTTCGTTGGGGCGCTGGAGGACCCGTCGCTGGGCATCGCCATAGCGGTGGCGGTGGCCATCCACAACATACCCGAGGGTCTGGCGGTGGCGGCGCCGATCTACGCTGCCACCGGAAGCCGCCGCAAGGCCTTCCTTTGGTCCTTCCTCTCTGGCCTGGCGGAGCCGGTGGGCGCGGGGCTGGCGGCTCTGGTCCTGCTGCCCTTCCTCAGCCCGGCCGTGCTGGGCGTAGTCCTGGCGGCGGTGGCCGGGATCATGGTGTTCATCTCGATGGACGAACTGGTGCCGGTGGCCAGTTCCTTCGGGCAGGAGCACCTGCCCATCGTCGGCGTCTCGTTGGGGATGGTGGTCATGGCCGTGAGCCTTGGGATCCTGCGCTGA